The Aureimonas mangrovi genome contains the following window.
ATGGCGACGGGTGTCATCGTCGTCGACGCCGGCGGTGATATCATGCTGTGCAACGCCGCCATTCCGCGCCTGTTCCGAATTTCATCGGCATCCGTTCCGATCGGCATGCCCTTCCATGGATTCCTGCGTGCGCTGGCGCCTGTGGTGGGGTGGGACGAAGCACGCACAGTGCGGATCATCGACAATCATCGCCTCTGGATGACGCGGTCCGAACCAACGGCGGTGCGGCATCACTTCGACAACGGTTCGGTGCTGTCCATCGTCTGCCGACCATTGGCTGATGGCGGAGCGGTCCTGACCTATGACGACGTGACCGAAGCTGTCGTGCATGCCCGTGAAAGCCGAAAACACGAAACGCGGGCGGAGGACTCCGAACGTTCGTTTCGGCTTCTGGTGAAGGGCATCACCGACTACGCGATCTACATGCTCAACCCGGACGGTACAGTCGCCAACTGGAACGCCGGTGCTCAGCGCGCGAAAGGCTATACCGAGGACGAGATCGTCGGCAGACACTATCGTGTCTTCTATGACGTAGCCGATCAAGCGGCCGGGGTGCCGGATCGCAATCTGGCGACGGCGCTCCGCGAAGGCCGCTTCGAGGACGAGGGTCCGCGATACCGCAAGGACGGCACTTCGTTTCTGGCGCACGTCGTGATCGATCCGATCTTCGAGGAAGACGGATCACTTCTTGGCTTCGCGAAGATCACGCGCGATAGAACCGAACATTTCCACAATGCCGAGCGTATCGCGCACATGGCAAGGCACGACGCTTTGACAGGCCTGCCGAACCGCGTCCAGTTCGTCGAGCGACTGGACGACGCGATCGGCGCGCTGGCCGGCGCAGGCGGGAAGGTCGCGCTCGTGAACATTGATCTCGACGGCTTCAAGCAGATCAACGACACCCATGGCCATGCCGTCGGCGACACCGTGCTCAAGACGCTCGCACAACGTATGACCGCCGATCTTCGCGAAGGCGAGATCATTGGCCGCTTCGGTGGTGACGAGTTCGTAGCGCTCAAGTCGTACCGGCACGCCGGCGAATTGGAAGCGTTCATCGCGCGGACGCAGGGCGCGCTCTCGGAGTCCATCGACCTTCAGCACTGCAACCTCGTCCTGGGAGCGAGCTTCGGTGTTGCGAACTTCCCGGCCGACGCTGACAGCCGTGAGAAGCTGATGAGCAATGCGGATTTGGCAATGTACCGCGCCAAGGCCGCGCTGATCGAGAAGGTATGTTTCTACGAGGCGTCGATGGACGAGGCCGAGCGCGAGAAGCGCAAGCTTGCTGCCGACCTCTGGCGGGCACTCGAACATGGCGATCAGTTCTATCTCGACTACCAGGAGCAGCGCAGCGTCTCCGGGCAGGAGATCATCGGATACGAGGCGCTTCTGCGCTGGCGTCATCCAGAACGAGGGCTCATCTCGCCTGTACGCTTCATTCCGATTGCCGAAAGCTGCGGCGCGATCGTCGCCCTCGGAGACTGGGTTCTGGAAACCGCGTGCCGCGAAGCGGCCCGCCGCGGTCTTACCCGCATCGCCGTGAATTTGTCGCCGCTTCAGCTCGGCAATGTGTCACTCATCGGCAAAGTGCGCGAGACGTTGACGCGGACCGGCCTTGCTCCACACTGCCTCGAGCTCGAGATCACCGAGACGGCCGTCATTAACGACCGTGAGCGCGCGCTTCACATTCTTCGCCAGATCAAGGCCATGGGCGTCGCGATCGCCATCGACGACTTCGGCACCGGCTTTTCGTCGCTCGAGACCCTGCGTCTGTTTCCCTTCGACCGCATCAAGCTCGATCGCTCCTTCACCACGGACCTCGAACATGACGGTAAGGCGCAGGCTTTCGTCAAAGCGATCCTGATGCTTGGCGCCAGCCTCCAGATGGCGGTCCTAGCGGAGGGCGTCGAGCGAGAAACCCAGATGGCGTTTCTCGCCGGCGCGGGCTGCGGAGAAGTCCAGGGCTTCCTGTTCGGACGACCTCGCAGCCTCGAACATCTCACCATCCAGGCGGAAAGCTGCGGTTGACCGCGACGTTCGCGGGTTCTGCACGTCGCAGTCGAGAATCGGTTTGAAGAGCTTTCGGACCGCAGCCGGCGCAGGAAGCTATGCGTCGCTGCCCGGCACGTGTGTTTCTCCCGCGCCGGGGGGCAGCGGCAGCGCGGACAGGCGCCGATCCTCCTTCATCTCGAACCACATGGCGTTGAGGATGGCGAAGGTGCAGGCGAGGCCGACGCCGAGAACCCAGGAGAAGTACCACATCGCGTTAAGCTCCTTCAGTAGGCGTTGGGATTGCGGCCGATGGATTCGGCCGTCACCGGGCCGCTCATCACGCGGTAGACCCAGGCGGTGTAGAGAAGGATCAGCGGCAGGAAGATCACCGTCGAGACGAGCATGATGAACAGCGTCAGATGGCTCGACGACGCGTCCCAGACGGTGAGGCTGATCGCGGGGTTCAGCGAGGACGGCAGGAGGAACGGGAAGAGCGCGAGGCCCGAGGTGGCGATGATGCCGACGATCGAAAGGGAAGAGCCCGCGAGCGCCGTTTTCCAGCGATTGCCCTTCAACCCGAGGAAGGCGAGCGCGGCGCCAACAAGTCCCAGCACCGGCGCTGCGATCGTCCACGGATAGGCCGTGTAGTTGGCAAGCCAGGCCCCCGTCTCAACCGCCACGGTCTTGCCCAGCGGGTTCGACGGAAGGCCGGTGTCCTGCAGGCTGGTAACGACGTAGCCGTCCATCCCGAAGGCCACCCAAAGGCCGCCAAGGGCAAAGAGGACGAGGGTGGCCAGGGCCGCCCCCATGCCGTAGCGCCGCGAGCGCGCGGCGACCGGTCCCGTGGTGCGCGCTATGATCACCGCCGCGCCGTGCATGATCACCATCGACACCGACACGAGCCCGGCCAGAAGCGCGAAAGGCGTGAGCAGCCCGAAGAAGGAGCCGGCGTAGGACGGGCGCAG
Protein-coding sequences here:
- a CDS encoding EAL domain-containing protein: MATGVIVVDAGGDIMLCNAAIPRLFRISSASVPIGMPFHGFLRALAPVVGWDEARTVRIIDNHRLWMTRSEPTAVRHHFDNGSVLSIVCRPLADGGAVLTYDDVTEAVVHARESRKHETRAEDSERSFRLLVKGITDYAIYMLNPDGTVANWNAGAQRAKGYTEDEIVGRHYRVFYDVADQAAGVPDRNLATALREGRFEDEGPRYRKDGTSFLAHVVIDPIFEEDGSLLGFAKITRDRTEHFHNAERIAHMARHDALTGLPNRVQFVERLDDAIGALAGAGGKVALVNIDLDGFKQINDTHGHAVGDTVLKTLAQRMTADLREGEIIGRFGGDEFVALKSYRHAGELEAFIARTQGALSESIDLQHCNLVLGASFGVANFPADADSREKLMSNADLAMYRAKAALIEKVCFYEASMDEAEREKRKLAADLWRALEHGDQFYLDYQEQRSVSGQEIIGYEALLRWRHPERGLISPVRFIPIAESCGAIVALGDWVLETACREAARRGLTRIAVNLSPLQLGNVSLIGKVRETLTRTGLAPHCLELEITETAVINDRERALHILRQIKAMGVAIAIDDFGTGFSSLETLRLFPFDRIKLDRSFTTDLEHDGKAQAFVKAILMLGASLQMAVLAEGVERETQMAFLAGAGCGEVQGFLFGRPRSLEHLTIQAESCG
- the cydX gene encoding cytochrome bd-I oxidase subunit CydX translates to MWYFSWVLGVGLACTFAILNAMWFEMKEDRRLSALPLPPGAGETHVPGSDA
- the cydB gene encoding cytochrome d ubiquinol oxidase subunit II, whose translation is MTTIPLDYETMRLIWWALLGILLIGFALTDGYDLGVGTLLPFAARTDEERRLLVNLVGPTWEGNQVWLILGGGAIFAAWPALYAASFSGFYLAMIVILLALILRPVGFKFRGKVSDPRWRATWDWALFIGGFVPALIFGVAVGNVLLGVPFGLDASLRPSYAGSFFGLLTPFALLAGLVSVSMVIMHGAAVIIARTTGPVAARSRRYGMGAALATLVLFALGGLWVAFGMDGYVVTSLQDTGLPSNPLGKTVAVETGAWLANYTAYPWTIAAPVLGLVGAALAFLGLKGNRWKTALAGSSLSIVGIIATSGLALFPFLLPSSLNPAISLTVWDASSSHLTLFIMLVSTVIFLPLILLYTAWVYRVMSGPVTAESIGRNPNAY